One window of Enterobacter sp. RHBSTW-00175 genomic DNA carries:
- the cueO gene encoding multicopper oxidase CueO has translation MQRRDFLKYSVALGVASALPLWSRAVFAADRPALPIPDLLTADARSRIQLIVQSGKTTFGEHSATTWGYNGNLLGPAIQLRRGKAVTVDIHNTLAEETTLHWHGLEVPGEVDGGPQGVIKAGGKRSVTFTPDQPASTCWFHPHQHGKTGRQVAMGLAGLVLIEDDESRLLRLPKQWGIDDVPVIVQDKKFTSDGQIDYQLDVMSAAVGWFGDTLLTNGAIYPQHAAPKGWLRLRLLNGCNARSLNFATSDKRPLYVVASDGGLLPEPVKVNELPMLMGERFEVLVDISDGKAFDLVTLPVSQMGMAVAPFDQPHPVLRIQPLQVTASGILPDTLAKVPALPALEGLTQRKLQLSMDPMLDMMGMQALMTKYGNQAMAGMQHGQMMGHMNMDHGSMGGMGKMNHGGQGFDFHNANMINGKAFDMNTPMFAATKGQFERWVISGEGDMMLHPFHIHGTQFRILSENGKAPEVHRSGWKDTVRVEGGVSEVLVKFAHDAPKEFAYMAHCHLLEHEDTGMMLGFTV, from the coding sequence ATGCAACGTCGTGATTTTTTAAAATATTCCGTTGCGCTGGGGGTTGCCAGCGCATTACCGCTGTGGAGTCGCGCAGTTTTTGCGGCCGACAGACCCGCCTTACCCATCCCTGATCTGCTTACCGCGGATGCCCGCAGCCGCATCCAGCTTATTGTTCAGTCGGGTAAAACGACCTTTGGTGAGCATTCTGCGACAACCTGGGGGTATAACGGCAATCTGCTCGGCCCTGCTATTCAGTTACGCAGAGGAAAAGCCGTCACTGTGGACATCCACAATACGCTGGCGGAAGAGACAACGCTGCACTGGCACGGCCTGGAAGTCCCGGGTGAAGTGGACGGGGGTCCGCAGGGGGTGATTAAGGCGGGCGGTAAGCGCAGCGTCACCTTTACCCCTGACCAGCCCGCGTCGACCTGCTGGTTCCACCCGCATCAGCATGGCAAAACCGGACGGCAGGTTGCGATGGGGCTGGCAGGGCTGGTACTCATTGAAGATGATGAAAGCCGCCTGCTGCGCCTGCCAAAACAGTGGGGCATCGACGATGTGCCGGTGATTGTGCAGGACAAAAAGTTCACCTCAGACGGGCAGATTGATTACCAGCTGGACGTGATGAGCGCAGCGGTGGGCTGGTTCGGTGATACGTTGCTGACCAACGGCGCGATTTACCCGCAGCACGCCGCGCCGAAGGGCTGGCTGCGTTTACGTCTGCTTAATGGCTGTAACGCGCGTTCGCTGAATTTTGCCACCAGTGATAAACGCCCGCTGTATGTGGTGGCGAGCGATGGCGGCTTGTTGCCTGAGCCGGTTAAGGTCAACGAATTACCGATGCTGATGGGCGAGCGTTTTGAAGTGCTGGTGGATATCAGCGATGGCAAGGCGTTTGACCTTGTGACCCTGCCGGTGAGCCAGATGGGCATGGCCGTTGCGCCATTTGATCAGCCGCATCCGGTGCTGCGCATTCAGCCGCTTCAGGTCACGGCGTCGGGCATATTGCCGGATACTCTGGCGAAGGTGCCTGCGTTACCTGCACTTGAGGGGTTAACCCAGCGCAAACTCCAGCTCTCGATGGATCCGATGCTCGATATGATGGGGATGCAGGCGCTGATGACGAAATATGGCAATCAGGCGATGGCCGGGATGCAGCATGGGCAGATGATGGGCCATATGAATATGGATCACGGCAGCATGGGCGGAATGGGGAAAATGAACCACGGGGGACAGGGTTTTGACTTCCATAACGCCAACATGATCAACGGCAAAGCGTTCGATATGAATACGCCGATGTTTGCTGCCACGAAAGGGCAGTTTGAACGTTGGGTGATTTCTGGTGAAGGTGACATGATGCTGCATCCGTTCCATATTCACGGCACGCAGTTCCGCATTCTCTCAGAGAATGGTAAAGCGCCAGAGGTACATCGTTCCGGCTGGAAAGACACGGTGCGGGTTGAAGGTGGTGTGAGCGAGGTGCTGGTGAAGTTCGCGCACGACGCGCCGAAGGAGTTCGCCTATATGGCGCATTGCCATCTGCTGGAGCATGAAGATACGGGGATGATGCTCGGTTTTACCGTATAA
- the speE gene encoding polyamine aminopropyltransferase, protein MADNALWHETLHDQFGQYFAVDNVLYHEKTDHQDLIIFENAAFGRVMALDGVVQTTERDEFIYHEMMTHVPLLAHGQAKHVLIIGGGDGAMLREVSRHKSVESITMVEIDAGVVSFCRQYLPNHNAGSYDDPRFSLVIDDGVNFVNQTTQTFDVIISDCTDPIGPGASLFTSSFYEGCKRCLKPGGIFVAQNGVCFLQQDEAIDSHRKLSTYFGDVSFYQAAIPTYYGGIMTFAWATDNEVLRHLSAEIIQARFHQAGLHCRYYNPAVHTAAFALPQYLQDALSSQGVN, encoded by the coding sequence ATGGCCGACAACGCGTTGTGGCATGAAACACTGCATGATCAGTTTGGTCAGTACTTTGCCGTTGATAACGTGCTTTATCATGAGAAAACCGATCATCAGGATCTGATCATTTTCGAAAACGCTGCTTTTGGGCGCGTGATGGCGCTGGACGGCGTGGTGCAAACCACCGAGCGTGACGAGTTTATCTATCACGAGATGATGACCCACGTACCGCTGCTGGCACACGGACAGGCCAAACACGTTTTGATTATCGGCGGGGGTGATGGCGCAATGCTGCGTGAAGTGTCCCGCCATAAATCTGTCGAATCCATCACCATGGTGGAAATCGACGCAGGCGTTGTCTCTTTCTGCCGCCAGTACTTACCCAATCATAATGCCGGCAGCTATGACGACCCGCGCTTCAGTCTGGTGATTGACGATGGGGTCAACTTTGTTAACCAGACCACACAAACCTTTGATGTGATCATCTCTGACTGCACCGACCCAATCGGCCCGGGTGCATCGCTGTTTACCTCATCCTTTTACGAAGGCTGCAAACGTTGCCTTAAGCCCGGTGGGATCTTCGTGGCGCAGAATGGCGTCTGCTTCCTGCAACAGGATGAAGCCATCGACAGCCACCGCAAGTTAAGCACTTATTTTGGCGATGTCAGTTTCTATCAGGCCGCTATTCCGACTTACTACGGCGGGATCATGACCTTTGCCTGGGCAACGGATAACGAGGTGCTACGCCATCTCTCCGCCGAAATCATTCAGGCCCGTTTCCACCAGGCCGGTCTTCATTGCCGATACTACAATCCGGCTGTCCACACCGCCGCGTTTGCCTTGCCTCAGTATTTGCAAGACGCGTTGTCCTCTCAGGGGGTGAACTAA
- a CDS encoding YacC family pilotin-like protein — translation MKTFFRTILFGSLMAMCANSYALSENEAEDMADLTAVFVFLKNDCGYQNLPNGQIRRALVFFAQQNQWDLSNYDSFDMKALGEDSYRDLSGIGIPTAKKCKALARDSLSLLAYVK, via the coding sequence ATGAAGACGTTTTTCAGGACAATTTTGTTCGGCAGCCTGATGGCTATGTGTGCAAACAGTTATGCGCTGAGTGAAAATGAAGCAGAAGATATGGCCGATTTAACGGCGGTTTTTGTATTCCTGAAAAATGATTGTGGTTACCAGAATTTACCCAACGGGCAGATTCGTCGCGCACTGGTCTTTTTTGCCCAGCAGAACCAGTGGGATCTCAGCAACTACGACAGCTTCGACATGAAGGCGCTCGGTGAAGACAGCTACCGTGATTTAAGCGGCATTGGCATTCCCACTGCAAAGAAATGCAAAGCGCTGGCTCGCGACTCCCTTAGCCTGCTCGCCTACGTAAAATAA
- the acnB gene encoding bifunctional aconitate hydratase 2/2-methylisocitrate dehydratase yields MLEEYRKHVAERAAEGIVPKPLDATQMAALVELLKNPPKGEEEFLLDLLINRVPPGVDEAAYVKAGFLAAIAKGEATSPLVTPEKAIELLGTMQGGYNIHPLIDALDNEKLAPIAAKALSSTLLMFDNFYDVEEKAKAGNEYAKQVMQSWADAEWFLNRPALAEKITVTVFKVTGETNTDDLSPAPDAWSRPDIPLHALAMLKNAREGIEPDQPGNVGPIKQIEALQEKGFPLAYVGDVVGTGSSRKSATNSVLWFMGDDIPHVPNKRGGGLCLGGKIAPIFFNTMEDAGALPIEVDVNNLNMGDVIDVYPFKGEVRHHETNELLASFELKTDVLVDEVRAGGRIPLIIGRGLTTKAREALGLPHSDVFRQAKDVAESNRGYSLAQKMVGRACGVTGIRPGAYCEPKMTSVGSQDTTGPMTRDELKDLACLGFSSDLVMQSFCHTAAYPKPVDVTTHHTLPDFIMNRGGVSLRPGDGVIHSWLNRMLLPDTVGTGGDSHTRFPIGISFPAGSGLVAFAAATGVMPLDMPESVLVRFKGKMQPGITLRDLVHAIPLYAIKQGLLTVEKKGKKNIFSGRILEIEGLPDLKVEQAFELTDASAERSAAGCTIKLNQAPIEEYLTSNIVLLKWMIAEGYGDRRTLERRVQGMEKWLADPQLLEADADAEYAAVIDIDLADIKEPILCAPNDPDDARLLSDVQGDKIDEVFIGSCMTNIGHFRAAGKLLDTHKGQLPTRLWVAPPTRMDAAQLTEEGYYSVFGKSGARIEIPGCSLCMGNQARVADGATVVSTSTRNFPNRLGTGANVYLASAELAAVAALIGKLPTPEEYQTYIAQVDKTAVDTYRYLNFDQLSQYTEKADGVIFQTAV; encoded by the coding sequence GTGCTAGAAGAATACCGTAAGCACGTAGCAGAACGTGCCGCCGAGGGAATTGTACCCAAACCTTTAGATGCAACCCAAATGGCCGCGCTCGTCGAGCTGCTGAAGAATCCGCCCAAGGGCGAAGAAGAATTCCTGTTAGATCTGTTGATCAACCGCGTACCGCCTGGCGTAGATGAAGCTGCCTACGTAAAAGCCGGTTTCCTTGCTGCCATTGCCAAAGGCGAAGCAACCTCCCCACTGGTGACTCCTGAAAAAGCGATTGAACTGCTCGGCACCATGCAGGGTGGCTACAACATTCATCCGCTGATTGACGCGCTGGATAACGAAAAGCTGGCGCCAATTGCGGCCAAAGCGCTCTCTTCAACGCTGCTGATGTTCGATAACTTCTACGATGTGGAAGAAAAAGCCAAAGCAGGCAACGAATATGCGAAGCAGGTTATGCAGTCCTGGGCTGATGCTGAATGGTTCCTGAACCGTCCAGCTCTGGCTGAAAAAATCACCGTGACCGTTTTCAAGGTGACCGGTGAAACTAACACCGATGACCTCTCCCCGGCTCCGGATGCGTGGTCCCGTCCTGATATCCCTCTGCACGCGCTGGCGATGCTGAAAAACGCCCGTGAAGGTATCGAGCCGGATCAGCCAGGCAACGTTGGCCCGATCAAGCAGATCGAAGCCCTGCAGGAGAAAGGTTTCCCGCTGGCCTATGTGGGCGATGTTGTGGGTACCGGCTCTTCCCGTAAATCTGCAACCAACTCCGTGCTGTGGTTCATGGGCGATGATATCCCGCATGTGCCGAACAAACGCGGCGGCGGCCTGTGCCTGGGCGGCAAAATTGCACCAATCTTCTTCAACACCATGGAAGATGCTGGCGCACTGCCAATTGAAGTGGACGTGAACAACCTGAATATGGGCGACGTGATTGACGTTTACCCGTTCAAAGGTGAAGTGCGTCACCACGAAACCAACGAACTGCTGGCAAGCTTTGAGCTGAAAACCGACGTTCTGGTCGACGAAGTGCGTGCCGGTGGCCGTATTCCGCTGATCATCGGTCGTGGCCTGACCACCAAAGCGCGTGAAGCGCTGGGTCTGCCGCACTCAGACGTTTTCCGTCAGGCGAAAGATGTGGCGGAAAGTAACCGTGGTTACTCCCTGGCGCAGAAAATGGTTGGCCGCGCGTGCGGCGTAACTGGTATTCGCCCGGGTGCGTACTGTGAGCCGAAGATGACTTCTGTGGGCTCTCAGGATACCACTGGCCCAATGACCCGTGACGAACTGAAAGACCTGGCGTGCCTGGGCTTCTCTTCTGACCTGGTGATGCAGTCCTTCTGCCACACTGCGGCCTATCCGAAGCCGGTTGATGTGACCACACACCACACGCTACCAGACTTCATCATGAACCGTGGCGGTGTGTCCCTGCGTCCGGGTGATGGCGTTATTCACTCCTGGCTGAACCGTATGCTGCTGCCAGATACCGTGGGTACCGGTGGCGACTCTCATACCCGTTTCCCGATTGGTATCTCCTTCCCGGCGGGCTCTGGTCTGGTGGCGTTTGCTGCTGCGACCGGCGTGATGCCGCTGGATATGCCAGAATCCGTTCTGGTGCGCTTCAAAGGCAAAATGCAGCCGGGTATCACCCTGCGTGACCTGGTTCACGCCATCCCGCTGTATGCCATCAAGCAGGGCCTGCTGACCGTTGAGAAGAAAGGTAAGAAAAACATCTTCTCTGGCCGCATCCTGGAAATTGAAGGTCTGCCGGATCTGAAAGTAGAACAGGCATTCGAACTGACCGATGCCTCCGCTGAGCGTTCTGCTGCGGGCTGTACCATCAAGCTAAACCAGGCGCCGATCGAAGAGTATCTGACCTCTAATATCGTGCTGCTGAAGTGGATGATCGCAGAAGGTTACGGCGATCGTCGTACGCTGGAACGCCGCGTTCAGGGGATGGAAAAATGGCTGGCGGATCCGCAGTTGCTGGAAGCCGATGCTGACGCAGAATATGCGGCAGTGATCGACATCGATCTGGCGGATATCAAAGAGCCAATCCTGTGTGCACCAAACGATCCAGACGATGCTCGTCTGCTCTCTGACGTTCAGGGCGATAAGATCGACGAAGTGTTCATCGGTTCCTGTATGACCAACATCGGTCACTTCCGTGCTGCCGGTAAGCTGCTGGATACCCATAAAGGCCAGCTGCCAACGCGTCTGTGGGTGGCTCCGCCAACCCGCATGGACGCCGCTCAGCTGACTGAAGAAGGTTACTACAGCGTGTTCGGTAAGAGCGGTGCGCGTATCGAAATCCCTGGCTGTTCCCTGTGTATGGGTAACCAGGCGCGCGTAGCGGACGGTGCGACGGTAGTCTCTACCTCTACCCGTAACTTCCCGAACCGTCTGGGTACTGGCGCTAACGTTTATCTGGCCTCTGCGGAGCTGGCGGCGGTTGCCGCGCTGATTGGCAAACTGCCAACGCCGGAAGAGTACCAGACTTATATTGCTCAGGTTGATAAGACGGCGGTGGATACCTATCGTTATCTGAACTTCGACCAGCTCTCTCAGTACACCGAGAAGGCTGACGGCGTTATCTTCCAGACGGCAGTATAA
- the yacL gene encoding protein YacL — MDYEFLRDITGVVKVRMSMGHEAVGHWFNEEVKENLALLDEVEQAANTVKGSERSWQRAGHEYTLWMDGEEVMVRANQLEFSGDEMEEGMSYYDEESLSLCGVEDFLKVVAAYREFMKQK; from the coding sequence ATGGATTACGAATTTCTGCGCGACATCACCGGAGTGGTGAAAGTGCGTATGTCGATGGGCCACGAAGCCGTAGGACACTGGTTTAACGAAGAGGTGAAAGAGAATCTCGCGCTTCTTGATGAAGTTGAACAGGCGGCGAATACGGTGAAAGGCAGTGAGCGCTCCTGGCAACGTGCCGGGCACGAATACACGCTGTGGATGGACGGCGAAGAGGTTATGGTGCGTGCCAACCAGCTTGAATTCTCGGGTGACGAGATGGAAGAGGGGATGAGCTACTACGATGAAGAGAGTCTGTCGCTGTGCGGCGTCGAAGACTTCCTGAAGGTGGTGGCGGCGTACCGCGAGTTCATGAAACAGAAATAG
- the speD gene encoding adenosylmethionine decarboxylase, with product MKKLKLHGFNNLTKSLSFCIYDICYVKTAEERDGYIAYIDELYNANRLTEILSETCSIIGANILNIARQDYDPQGASVTILVSEEPVDPQLIDKTEHPGPLPEVVVAHLDKSHICVHTYPESHPEGGLCTFRADIEVSTCGVISPLNALNYLIHQLESDIVTIDYRVRGFTRDINGMKHFIDHEINSIQNFMSEDMKALYDMVDVNVYQENIFHTKMLLKEFDLKHYMFHTKPEDLSDEERKAITDLLWKEMREIYYGRNIPAM from the coding sequence TTGAAAAAGCTTAAACTGCATGGCTTTAACAACCTGACAAAAAGCCTGAGTTTTTGTATTTACGATATCTGCTATGTCAAAACAGCAGAAGAACGCGATGGGTATATCGCCTATATCGATGAACTCTACAACGCCAATCGGCTGACTGAAATCCTGTCAGAAACCTGCTCGATTATTGGCGCGAATATCCTGAATATCGCGCGCCAGGATTACGACCCTCAGGGTGCGAGCGTGACCATCCTGGTCAGCGAAGAGCCAGTCGACCCGCAGCTTATCGACAAAACCGAGCACCCCGGTCCGCTGCCAGAAGTGGTGGTGGCTCACCTGGATAAAAGCCATATCTGTGTGCACACCTATCCGGAAAGCCATCCTGAAGGCGGGCTGTGTACGTTCCGCGCCGATATCGAAGTATCGACCTGCGGTGTGATTTCACCGCTGAATGCGCTGAACTACTTAATCCACCAGCTGGAATCCGATATCGTAACCATTGACTATCGCGTCCGTGGTTTTACTCGTGATATCAATGGCATGAAGCACTTTATTGACCACGAGATCAATTCCATTCAGAACTTTATGTCCGAGGACATGAAAGCGCTGTATGACATGGTGGACGTGAATGTATACCAGGAAAACATCTTCCATACCAAGATGTTGCTTAAGGAGTTTGACCTTAAGCACTACATGTTCCACACCAAACCGGAAGACCTGAGCGACGAAGAGCGTAAGGCCATCACTGACCTTCTCTGGAAAGAGATGCGCGAAATCTACTATGGCCGCAATATTCCGGCCATGTAA
- a CDS encoding glucose/quinate/shikimate family membrane-bound PQQ-dependent dehydrogenase, whose protein sequence is MAETKTQQSRLLVTLTAAFAAFCALYLLIGGVWLVALGGSWYYPIAGLVMVAVTILLLRRKQSALWLYAALLLATMIWGVWEVGFDFWALTPRSDILVFFGIWLILPFVWRRLIVPSSGAVAALVIALLISGGILTWAGFNDPQEIKGTLNTESTPAAAISQVADSDWPAYGRNQEGQRYSPLKQINADNVKDLKEAWVFRTGDVKMPNDPGELTNEVTPIKVGNMLYLCTAHQRLFALDAATGKEKWHFDPQLNSNPSFQHVTCRGVSYHEARADNASPDVVADCPRRIMLPVNDGRLFAVNAETGKLCETFANKGVLNLQTNMPDTTPGLYEPTSPPIITDKTIVIAGSVTDNFSTRETSGVIRGFDVNTGKLLWAFDPGAKDPNAIPSDEHTFTFNSPNSWAPAAYDAKLDLVYLPMGVTTPDIWGGYRTPEQERYASAIVALNATTGKLAWSYQTVHHDLWDMDMPSQPTLADITVNGKTVPVIYAPAKTGNIFVLDRSNGKLVVPAPEKPVPQGAAKGDYVSKTQPFSDLSFRPKKDLSGADMWGATMFDQLVCRVMFHQLRYEGIFTPPSEQGTLVFPGNLGMFEWGGISVDPNRQVAIANPMALPFVSKLIPRGPGNPIEPPKDAKGTGTESGIQPQYGVPFGVTLNPFLSPFGLPCKQPAWGYISALDLKTNQVVWKKRIGTPQDSMPFPMPVPVPFNMGMPMLGGPISTAGNVLFIAATADNYLRAYNMTNGEKLWQGRLPAGGQATPMTYEVNGKQYVVISAGGHGSFGTKMGDYIVAYALPDASK, encoded by the coding sequence ATGGCTGAAACAAAAACTCAACAGTCGCGTCTACTGGTGACATTAACAGCAGCGTTCGCAGCCTTCTGCGCGCTGTATCTGTTAATCGGTGGCGTCTGGCTGGTCGCTTTAGGCGGTTCCTGGTACTACCCGATTGCAGGTCTGGTTATGGTTGCCGTAACCATCCTGCTGTTGCGTAGAAAACAATCAGCACTGTGGCTTTATGCCGCATTACTTCTCGCAACCATGATCTGGGGCGTCTGGGAAGTCGGCTTCGACTTCTGGGCACTGACGCCACGCAGTGACATCCTCGTGTTCTTTGGTATCTGGCTGATCCTGCCGTTTGTCTGGCGTCGCCTGATTGTTCCTTCCAGTGGCGCCGTCGCCGCACTGGTGATTGCCCTGCTTATCAGCGGTGGCATCCTCACCTGGGCTGGCTTCAACGACCCACAGGAGATCAAAGGCACGCTGAACACGGAATCCACGCCTGCCGCGGCTATCTCTCAGGTTGCCGATAGCGACTGGCCTGCGTATGGTCGTAATCAGGAAGGTCAGCGTTACTCTCCACTGAAGCAGATCAACGCCGACAACGTGAAGGACCTGAAAGAAGCCTGGGTCTTCCGTACCGGCGATGTGAAGATGCCTAACGATCCAGGTGAACTGACCAACGAAGTGACGCCAATTAAAGTTGGCAACATGCTTTATCTGTGTACCGCGCACCAGCGTCTGTTCGCGCTTGATGCGGCTACCGGTAAAGAGAAATGGCACTTCGATCCACAGCTCAACTCTAACCCGTCATTCCAGCATGTGACCTGCCGTGGTGTTTCTTACCATGAAGCGCGTGCCGATAATGCCAGCCCGGATGTGGTCGCTGACTGCCCTCGCCGCATCATGCTGCCGGTGAACGATGGACGACTGTTTGCAGTTAACGCCGAAACGGGCAAGCTGTGCGAGACCTTTGCCAACAAAGGTGTCCTGAATCTGCAAACCAACATGCCGGATACCACGCCGGGCCTGTATGAACCGACCTCACCACCGATCATCACCGATAAAACTATCGTGATTGCCGGTTCGGTAACGGATAACTTCTCTACCCGCGAAACCTCTGGCGTTATCCGTGGTTTTGACGTGAACACCGGTAAACTGCTGTGGGCCTTCGATCCGGGCGCGAAAGATCCAAACGCGATCCCATCGGACGAACACACCTTTACCTTTAACTCACCGAACTCCTGGGCACCAGCAGCGTATGACGCGAAGCTGGACCTGGTCTACCTGCCAATGGGTGTGACCACGCCGGATATCTGGGGCGGCTATCGCACACCAGAGCAGGAGCGTTACGCGAGCGCTATCGTGGCGCTGAACGCGACCACCGGTAAACTGGCATGGAGCTACCAGACCGTTCACCACGATCTGTGGGATATGGACATGCCATCCCAGCCGACGCTTGCCGACATTACCGTTAACGGCAAAACCGTTCCGGTAATTTATGCACCAGCGAAAACGGGTAACATCTTCGTACTGGATCGCAGCAACGGTAAGCTGGTTGTTCCTGCACCGGAAAAACCGGTTCCTCAGGGGGCAGCAAAAGGCGATTACGTCAGTAAAACGCAGCCGTTCTCTGACCTGAGCTTCCGTCCGAAGAAAGACCTGAGCGGTGCAGACATGTGGGGTGCCACCATGTTTGACCAGCTGGTCTGCCGCGTGATGTTCCATCAGCTGCGCTACGAAGGTATCTTCACGCCGCCTTCTGAGCAGGGCACGCTGGTCTTCCCGGGTAACCTGGGGATGTTCGAATGGGGCGGGATCTCCGTTGACCCGAACCGTCAGGTAGCGATTGCCAACCCGATGGCGCTGCCGTTTGTCTCTAAACTGATCCCACGCGGCCCGGGTAACCCAATCGAACCGCCGAAAGACGCGAAAGGTACCGGGACCGAATCCGGTATTCAGCCGCAGTATGGCGTGCCGTTTGGCGTAACCCTGAACCCGTTCCTGTCACCGTTCGGCCTGCCGTGTAAACAGCCTGCATGGGGTTATATCTCCGCGCTGGATCTGAAAACCAACCAGGTCGTGTGGAAGAAACGTATTGGTACGCCTCAGGACAGTATGCCGTTCCCGATGCCGGTTCCTGTGCCGTTCAATATGGGGATGCCAATGCTGGGTGGCCCAATATCCACCGCTGGTAACGTGCTGTTCATCGCGGCAACCGCTGATAACTATCTGCGCGCGTACAACATGACCAACGGTGAGAAACTGTGGCAAGGCCGTCTGCCAGCAGGCGGACAGGCAACACCGATGACCTATGAAGTGAATGGCAAGCAGTACGTCGTCATCTCTGCCGGTGGTCATGGTTCGTTTGGCACGAAGATGGGCGACTATATTGTCGCGTATGCCTTGCCTGACGCAAGCAAGTAA
- a CDS encoding IS3 family transposase (programmed frameshift) — protein sequence MGRKKYSPEFKQQVVLHYLFSSDGAKKTARLFGVDHGAVRRWTEHWKVNGMDSFTIPTRAYSAEFKESVVLWMQQHNKSSRKAAAEFRIAAACTVSKWERLYRTGGIIALQDKPRGRQMKSGKNETSDKELNNPRPAFQNAEEELEYLRVENAYPKKASGLDSGKAEDKAKIITELRRNHNLRMLLHIAGLPRSTYYWHVKADSRGERYEGEQQRIAALFHYHKGRYGYRRITLALRNEGYGINHKTVRKLMRKMGLASCLRSKKYQSYKGTYGKVAPNTLARDFKASSPNQKWVTDVTEFNVKGTKLYLSPVLDLYNSEIIAWNMTTHPGMNLVENMLSKAVKRLKPGDRPVLHSDQGWQYQMARYQEKLKAKGIEQSMSRKGNCLDNAVIENFFGLLKTECWYHEEFENTDHLRKTVEEYIHYYNNERIKLKLNGLSPVQYRTQAMSAAS from the exons ATGGGCAGAAAAAAATACTCACCTGAATTCAAGCAGCAAGTCGTACTCCACTATCTGTTCAGCAGTGATGGTGCAAAGAAAACAGCGCGGTTGTTCGGCGTTGATCACGGAGCGGTCAGACGCTGGACTGAGCACTGGAAAGTGAATGGGATGGACAGTTTTACCATTCCTACCAGGGCTTACTCTGCCGAGTTTAAAGAGTCTGTCGTGCTCTGGATGCAGCAACACAACAAATCATCCCGGAAAGCTGCGGCGGAGTTTCGTATTGCAGCCGCTTGTACTGTCAGCAAATGGGAGCGTCTTTACCGTACTGGCGGTATCATTGCCCTACAGGATAAACCCAGAGGACGCCAGATGAAGTCAGGGAAGAACGAAACTTCAGATAAAGAACTTAATAATCCCCGTCCAGCGTTCCAGAACGCTGAGGAAGAACTTGAATACCTGCGTGTTGAGAATGCCTACC CTAAAAAAGCTTCAGGCCTTGATTCGGGAAAAGCAGAAGACAAAGCAAAAATAATTACCGAATTGAGGCGAAACCATAACCTGAGAATGCTGCTTCATATAGCAGGATTACCTCGCAGCACGTACTACTGGCATGTCAAAGCAGATAGCCGTGGAGAGCGCTATGAGGGCGAACAGCAAAGAATAGCCGCACTGTTCCACTATCATAAAGGACGATATGGTTACCGGCGCATTACCCTGGCGTTGCGTAATGAAGGCTATGGCATTAATCATAAAACAGTACGGAAACTGATGCGCAAGATGGGGCTGGCCTCATGCCTGAGAAGCAAAAAGTATCAGTCATACAAAGGCACCTACGGTAAAGTAGCGCCAAATACCCTTGCACGTGATTTTAAGGCCAGCAGTCCAAACCAGAAATGGGTCACGGATGTGACAGAGTTCAACGTAAAAGGGACAAAGCTGTATCTGTCACCAGTGCTTGATCTGTATAACAGCGAGATAATAGCCTGGAATATGACGACGCATCCGGGAATGAATCTGGTCGAAAACATGCTCAGCAAAGCCGTCAAGAGGCTGAAACCGGGTGACAGACCGGTACTGCACTCTGATCAGGGTTGGCAGTATCAGATGGCACGGTATCAGGAGAAACTTAAAGCTAAAGGCATAGAACAAAGCATGTCGCGCAAAGGGAACTGTCTGGACAATGCAGTGATAGAAAATTTTTTTGGTCTGCTGAAAACAGAATGTTGGTACCACGAAGAGTTTGAAAATACAGACCATCTACGAAAAACGGTGGAAGAGTATATCCACTACTACAACAACGAACGAATCAAGCTAAAACTAAACGGCCTGAGTCCGGTACAATACCGAACCCAGGCCATGTCAGCCGCCAGTTAA